CTGCCTGCAGCTGGCCAATGGCATCGATGCCGACTGGATGGATTTGCAATGGGGCGAACGCAGCGCCGGCGCGCCGGGCCGCATGCGCGTGGTGCTCTACGACCGGCCCGGCACGATGGCGGAAATGGCGGGCATATTCGCGCGGAACGGCGGCAATATCGTCAATCTCGAAATGACCCAGCGGGACGAGCCCTTCCAGACCTACGAGATCGACCTGGAGGTGCAGGACCTGGCGCATCTGACCCGCACGCTCAGCTCCCTGCGCGCCAGCGACGCGGTGGCGCAGGCGGAACGGATCTGATGAAAGTCATCGGGTTGGATCACGTCCAGCTCGCCATGCCGGCGGGCGGGGAAGACCGCGCCCGCGCCTTTTATCGCGGCGTGCTGGGCCTTGCCGAAGTGCCCAAGCCCGCATCGCTTTCCGCGAACGGTGGCTGCTGGTTTGCGGGCGGCGGCGTCCATTTGCACCTCGGCCGGGAAGACGGCTTCCGCCCGGCGGCAAAGGCGCATCCTGCGCTGCTGGTGGACAATCTCGACGATGCCCGCGCCGCTTTTGCAAGGGCGGGCGTGCAGTTCCGCGACGGCAAGCCGCTCGACGGTTATCGCCGCGGCGATGTCGCCGATCCTTTCGGCAACCGCATCGAGATCATGCAGCGCGTTTGATCCTGTCGCCGGGCAAGGCCCCTGTCAGGGCTGCACCCGGCGCACCGGAACCGGGATGTTGCAGATATCCGCGCCGCCTGCCGGAACGATGAAGAAGGGGCCCCGGCGGTTCGCGCGCGCCTGGGCATAGGCGGCGAAGCTCTCGCTCTCGGTCGACAGGTATTCAAATTTTTCTTGCTCGGACACCGGCAAGTCGCTCGCGACGCGGACCTGCAGGATCGGCACGCGTTCCTCCGCCGTCTCGTAGAAGCCGAGCGCCCCGGTCCCGCGCGGCAGGCTGGAGAGGTGCTCGATCCCCTCGATCACCCTGCCGACGAGCGCG
This sequence is a window from Alteriqipengyuania flavescens. Protein-coding genes within it:
- a CDS encoding VOC family protein is translated as MKVIGLDHVQLAMPAGGEDRARAFYRGVLGLAEVPKPASLSANGGCWFAGGGVHLHLGREDGFRPAAKAHPALLVDNLDDARAAFARAGVQFRDGKPLDGYRRGDVADPFGNRIEIMQRV